The following are encoded together in the Lathyrus oleraceus cultivar Zhongwan6 chromosome 3, CAAS_Psat_ZW6_1.0, whole genome shotgun sequence genome:
- the LOC127129700 gene encoding transcription factor DICHOTOMA, with translation MFPSTYCSLGPYPSYNPNPNSSSSSSSHSYPPFTYLTPDQNASSNNNTNNINTFLHDPTISVPYTQTSHHHHVPINPETLTNWAVADYAAMLKQDLSGSSSHYNFSNLLAKKPAKKPAKKDRHSKIHTSQGLRDRRVRLSIEIARKFFDLQDMLGFDKASNTLEWLFNKSKEAIEELTRSKNNLASGDDDVDDHSFSTSSSEGEDEARKMKRAQKESSKMKDSREKARARARERTSEMKIQDLKEKYPETDHNQQILHQLMPNDEENSKLAQRDDIFNFIEESIVIKRKLKKSSSQHHQQNISFDHNDSPMITPNWDTNNNNNAAATGRSNFSAISRMNLSSGLQIFGKSWEECNNSPNRY, from the exons atgTTTCCTTCAACTTATTGCTCTTTAGGTCCTTACCCTAGTTATAATCCTAATCCCaattcatcttcatcttcttcttcacaTTCATACCCTCCTTTTACTTACCTTACCCCTGATCAAAATGCTTCTTCaaacaacaataccaacaacatCAACACTTTTCTTCATGATCCAACTATTTCTGTTCCATACACACAAACTTCACACCATCATCATGTTCCAATTAATCCTGAAACCCTAACAAATTGGGCGGTTGCTGATTATGCTGCAATGTTGAAACAAGATCTAAGTGGTTCTTCTTCCCATTACAACTTCTCGAATTTGCTTGCGAAGAAGCCGGCGAAGAAACCGGCGAAGAAAGACCGGCACAGCAAGATTCATACATCTCAAGGCTTGAGAGACCGGAGGGTGAGACTCTCGATCGAGATAGCGCGGAAGTTCTTCGATCTTCAAGACATGTTAGGGTTTGACAAAGCTAGCAACACACTTGAGTGGCTTTTCAACAAATCAAAAGAAGCAATTGAAGAGTTAACTAGAAGCAAGAACAATTTAGCTTCGGGTGACGACGATGTAGATGATCATAGCTTCTCCACTTCGTCTTCCGAAGGAGAAGACGAAGCCCGAAAGATGAAAAGAGCACAGAAGGAATCCTCAAAGATGAAAGACTCAAGAGAAAAAGCAAGAGCAAGAGCAAGAGAAAGAACTAGTGAAATGAAGATTCAAGATTTGAAGGAAAAGTACCCAGAAACCGATCATAATCAACAAATTCTCCATCAATTGATGCCGAACGACGAAGAAAACTCGAAACTAGCTCAAAGAGATGATATCTTTAACTTTATTGAAGAATCAATTGTGATCAAGAGAAAGTTAAAGAAATCTTCTTCacaacatcatcaacaaaacATTAGTTTTGATCACAATGACTCTCCAATGATAACACCAAATTGGGATACAAATAATAATAACAATGCTGCCGCAACCGGAAGATCCAACTTTTCTGCAATATCAAGAATGAATCTATCATCAG GGCTTCAAATCTTTGGAAAATCATGGGAGGAATGCAATAACAGTCCAAATAGATATTAG